The Haloplanus sp. CK5-1 genome segment CCGCTGGACCCGCTGCAAGCGGGTGTACTCCGGGATGAGGTCCATCACCTCGGCGACGAGGTCGGTCGCCTGCTCGTTGTCCAGCGGGTCGAACTCCTCGCGCCGCCACCGGTCGTAGATGCGCGTTCCCCGGACGACGAGGGTGGGGTAGATCTTCAGGTAGTCCGGCCGCCACCGGGGGTCCTCGAACAGCTGCCGGAAGTCCTCCAGACACATCGCCTCGGTCATCCCCGGTTGCCCGGGCATCATGTGGAAGCCGACCTTGAACGCGGCGTCGCGCAGGCGGCGGTTGGCGTCGATCGACGCCTGGACGCCGTGCCCGCGGTGCATCTCGCGGTTGATCCGCTCGTAGGTCGTCTGGACGCCCACCTCCACCTTCGTCCCGCCGAGCCGGAGCATCCGGTCGATCTGTTCGGGGCCACACCAGTCGGGCTTGGTCTCGAACGTCGTGCCGACGTTCCTGACGTCCGCCGTCTCGTTGTCGGCGATCACGTCCTCCAGATACCGAAACTCGGGATCCGACTCGGCGAAGCTCCGCCCCTCAGCCGGATCGGGCGTCGAGTCGGTGTCGTACTCGTTGAGCGCCTGGAGCGCCCGCTTGACGAACCACTCCTGGTAGTCGTGGCTCCGGGCGGTCATCGTCCCGCCCATGAGGATGAGTTCGACCTTGTCGATTGGGTGGCCGATGTGTCTGAGCTGTTCGAGCCGCAGGGTCACCTGCCCGTAGGGGTCGTAGTCGTTCTGTTCGCCCCGCGCCGCGGCGGGTTCGTGGCCCGTGTAACTCTGGGCGCTGTCGAACTCCGAGGCCGGGCCGCCGGGACAGTAGAGGCACTTCCCGTGGGGGCACATGTGCGGTGCGGTCATGATCGCCACGGGCGAGACACCCGAGGCGGTTCGGACCGGCTTGCGCCGGACGACCGCCTGTACCTCCTCTCGGCGGTCGTCGGGGGCGTGCTGGAGGATGTGTGCGTTCTTGGGCACCTTCGCCGCCGAGTGGGTCGAACACGCGTCGAGTTTCGCGGCCTCGAGGTCGTCGCGTCCCACTTCACCGTCGAGGATGCGCTCGACGAGGTCCTCACACACCCGTTCGAACGCCTCGCTGCCCTCGGTCTCGGGGTCGGCGTCCGTGCTCACGAGTCGGTCCTCCCGGTAGCCGTCATTCGGTCCACTCTCGTCGAGTCGCGGGGTTAAGGGTGTCGTTCCGCCCGATCAGGCCAGCCGATCGGTCGCGGCGTCGATCACCGCGTCGACGGCGTCGTCGCGGCGACCGGAGAGGAACTCGATGCGGCCGTCGCGGACGCTCGCGGCGGTGATGCCGGCGTCCGTGACACGCTCCGCGGCGTCGGCGGCGACGCCCCGCACGTCGAGGTCGCGGTCGTCGCGGAGGTAGAGTTCGTCCGTGCCGATACCGACCGTCAGGTGGTCGTCGTCGTCGCTCCGGCGGCGGTGGAGCGCGTCGATCAGGAGTTCCGTCGGCGGGAAGTCGAAGCGGTGGGTGTAGGCGTCGGTGTCGAGGACGTCGACGGTCACGTCGCCCACCCGACGGTCGAGGTTGGCGGTCGCGGTGTCGACCTCGTCGTCGAGTTTCCGGCGGAACTGCTCGCTGATGTGACCGGCTAGGCCGCCCGCGTCGTCGAACAGGAGGTCGGTGATGAGTTCGCGCTTGTCCTCGTATGACTGGTAGTACGCCTCCAGCGCGATGGCCTCGCGGAGTTCGCGCGTCCGGTCGGCGTCGTAGCCCGCGTCGGCGGCGAGGTCGACGAACGCCTCGGGGGTGTCGCCCCAGTAGGAGATGGCCGGCAGGTGTGCGAGGTCGGCG includes the following:
- a CDS encoding tRNA uridine(34) 5-carboxymethylaminomethyl modification radical SAM/GNAT enzyme Elp3, encoding MSTDADPETEGSEAFERVCEDLVERILDGEVGRDDLEAAKLDACSTHSAAKVPKNAHILQHAPDDRREEVQAVVRRKPVRTASGVSPVAIMTAPHMCPHGKCLYCPGGPASEFDSAQSYTGHEPAAARGEQNDYDPYGQVTLRLEQLRHIGHPIDKVELILMGGTMTARSHDYQEWFVKRALQALNEYDTDSTPDPAEGRSFAESDPEFRYLEDVIADNETADVRNVGTTFETKPDWCGPEQIDRMLRLGGTKVEVGVQTTYERINREMHRGHGVQASIDANRRLRDAAFKVGFHMMPGQPGMTEAMCLEDFRQLFEDPRWRPDYLKIYPTLVVRGTRIYDRWRREEFDPLDNEQATDLVAEVMDLIPEYTRLQRVQRDIPADHIDAGVWKSNLRQLATQRAEEKGITPRDIRAREVGHNDADPDPDRVELDVTTYEAGGGTEHFLSFEDPEADLLIGFCRLRFPNDPVRRELDDAALVRELHVYGSEAGIREEGDGESGGDWQHRGYGRRLLERAEELTVEAGYDKVSVISGIGVRRYYREKLGYHQDGPYVSKHLGRRSPTRSE